The Aquila chrysaetos chrysaetos chromosome 6, bAquChr1.4, whole genome shotgun sequence genome window below encodes:
- the SLC2A1 gene encoding solute carrier family 2, facilitated glucose transporter member 1: METGSKMTARLMLAVGGAVLGSLQFGYNTGVINAPQKVIEDFYNRTWLYRYEEPISPATLTTLWSLSVAIFSVGGMIGSFSVGLFVNRFGRRNSMLMSNILAFVSAVLMGFSKMAFSFEMLILGRFIIGLYSGLTTGFVPMYVGEVSPTALRGALGTFHQLGIVLGILIAQVFGLDLIMGNDSLWPLLLGFIFVPALLQCIILPFAPESPRFLLINRNEENKAKSVLKKLRGTTDVSSDLQEMKEESRQMMREKKVTIMELFRSPMYRQPILIAIVLQLSQQLSGINAVFYYSTSIFEKSGVEQPVYATIGSGVVNTAFTVVSLFVVERAGRRTLHLIGLAGMAGCAVLMTIALTLLDQMPWMSYLSIVAIFGFVAFFEIGPGPIPWFIVAELFSQGPRPAAFAVAGLSNWTSNFIVGMGFQYIAQLCGSYVFIIFTVLLVLFFIFTYFKVPETKGRTFDEIASGFRQGGASQSDKTPDEFHSLGADSQV; this comes from the exons ATGGAGACCGGCAGCAAG ATGACGGCTCGCCTGATGCTCGCCGTGGGAGGAGCGGTGCTGGGTTCCTTGCAATTTGGCTACAACACTGGTGTCATCAACGCCCCGCAAAAG GTGATTGAGGACTTCTACAACCGTACCTGGCTGTACCGATATGAGGAGCCCATCAGCCCCGCCACCCTCACCACGCTCTGGTCCCTCTCCGTTGCCATCTTCTCTGTCGGAGGCATGATCGGATCCTTTTCTGTGGGGCTCTTTGTCAATCGCTTCGGACG GCGCAACTCCATGCTGATGTCCAACATTCTCGCCTTCGTGTCTGCCGTCCTCATGGGCTTCTCCAAGATGGCTTTCTCCTTCGAGATGCTCATCCTTGGTCGCTTCATCATCGGCCTCTACTCCGGCCTCACCACCGGTTTCGTGCCCATGTATGTGGGTGAGGTGTCGCCCACTGCACTCCGGGGCGCGTTGGGGACCTTCCACCAGCTTGGCATCGTCTTGGGCATCCTCATCGCGCAA GTGTTCGGTTTGGACTTGATCATGGGAAACGACTCACTCTGGCCGCTGCTCCTGGGGTTCATCTTcgtccctgccctgctgcagtgcATCATCCTGCCCTTTGCCCCTGAGAGCCCCCGCTTCCTCCTCATCAACCGCAACGAGGAGAACAAAGCCAAGAGTG TCCTCAAGAAGCTGCGGGGCACGACGGACGTCAGCAGTGACCTCCAGGAGATGAAGGAAGAGAGCCGGCAAATgatgagggagaagaaagtCACCATAATGGAGCTCTTCCGTTCCCCCATGTATCGCCAGCCCATTCTCATCGCCATCGTCCTGCAGCTGTCCCAGCAACTCTCAGGGATCAATGCA GTCTTCTACTACTCCACCAGCATCTTTGAGAAGTCAGGTGTGGAGCAGCCTGTCTACGCCACCATTGGCTCTGGCGTGGTGAATACGGCTTTCACAGTTGTTTCG CTGTTTGTGGTGGAACGAGCCGGACGCAGGACCCTCCACCTCATCGGCCTGGCGGGGATGGCAGGGTGTGCAGTGCTCATGACCATTGCCCTGACGCTGCTG GACCAAATGCCCTGGATGTCCTACCTCAGCATTGTGGCCATCTTCGGGTTCGTGGCCTTCTTTGAGATCGGTCCAGGCCCCATACCTTGGTTTATCGTGGCGGAACTGTTCAGCCAAGGCCCTCGTCCCGCTGCCTTCGCTGTGGCAGGGCTGTCCAACTGGACCTCGAACTTCATCGTGGGCATGGGCTTCCAGTACATCGCG caaCTCTGCGGCTCCTACGTCTTCATCATCTTCACAGTGCTGCTAGTCCTCTTCTTCATCTTCACCTACTTCAAGGTGCCAGAGACGAAGGGTCGGACCTTCGACGAAATTGCCTCTGGTTTCCGTCAGGGGGGAGCGAGCCAGAGCGACAAAACCCCGGATGAGTTTCACAGCTTGGGTGCCGACTCCCAGGTGTAA